In Micromonospora purpureochromogenes, a single window of DNA contains:
- a CDS encoding nitroreductase family protein, translated as MLNLDKLITKHLTRYFDPSKRIPEETFQQLLRYLRTSPTTINIQPNRFHVLETQDGKDKLADALVGRFADNAEKVRNASHAIVFTTRKDIPDTHLQEIFEKERADGRFADPEIQKGWEAGASNFVEIQTKNYGGNVLHWLEKNTYLVVGATMMAAASLGVDATPMEGFDRATVDAAFDLTDTDYTTTLLLVLGYPDEARVSHQPVSRFDAEKIFTHM; from the coding sequence ATGTTGAATCTCGACAAGCTGATCACGAAGCACCTCACCCGCTACTTCGACCCGAGCAAGAGGATCCCGGAGGAGACGTTCCAGCAGCTGCTGCGTTACCTGCGCACCTCGCCGACGACGATCAACATCCAGCCGAACCGTTTCCATGTGCTGGAGACGCAGGATGGTAAGGACAAGCTCGCGGACGCACTGGTCGGCCGCTTCGCGGACAACGCGGAGAAGGTGCGCAACGCGTCGCACGCCATCGTCTTCACGACGCGCAAGGACATCCCCGACACGCACCTGCAGGAGATCTTCGAGAAGGAGCGCGCCGACGGGCGCTTCGCCGACCCGGAGATCCAGAAGGGATGGGAGGCGGGCGCCTCCAACTTCGTGGAGATCCAGACAAAGAACTATGGCGGGAACGTGCTCCACTGGCTTGAGAAGAACACCTACCTTGTCGTCGGCGCCACGATGATGGCCGCCGCATCCCTCGGGGTGGACGCGACGCCGATGGAGGGCTTCGACCGGGCGACCGTGGACGCGGCCTTCGACCTGACCGACACCGACTACACGACCACGCTGCTCCTGGTGCTCGGCTACCCCGACGAGGCTCGGGTCTCCCACCAGCCGGTCTCGCGGTTCGACGCGGAGAAGATCTTTACGCACATGTGA
- a CDS encoding GNAT family N-acetyltransferase: MTGPAEPTRYASEYPDEAGHPEEKGTASQDQAVLIDEVLDDPHARAFDFAVVNDEKTGIYDAIVGDREIAGLTYNVAGDDRLVLLAALVYPEFRKQGVATELIRRVLNDVRAQGKTVTILCPIVRTFIEHNPEYADLIDPEHPGVTKGSPRS, encoded by the coding sequence ACCCGCTACGCCTCCGAGTACCCCGACGAGGCCGGACACCCCGAGGAGAAAGGCACAGCCAGTCAGGACCAGGCCGTCCTCATTGACGAGGTCCTCGATGATCCCCATGCCCGCGCATTCGACTTCGCCGTCGTCAACGACGAGAAAACCGGCATCTACGACGCCATCGTCGGCGACCGCGAGATCGCCGGGCTGACCTACAACGTCGCCGGCGACGACCGACTCGTGCTGCTGGCCGCCCTGGTGTACCCCGAGTTCCGCAAACAGGGCGTCGCCACCGAACTGATCCGACGCGTCCTAAACGACGTGCGCGCGCAAGGCAAGACGGTCACCATCCTGTGCCCGATCGTGCGCACCTTCATCGAGCACAACCCCGAGTACGCCGACCTCATCGACCCTGAGCACCCGGGAGTGACCAAGGGTTCACCCCGGTCCTGA
- a CDS encoding MmcQ/YjbR family DNA-binding protein translates to MQIDKAVQDRAATRAAELPGSEHTHQFTGDWEVWKVGGKVFMLQTSMPGEPVVILKADPSDAEALRAAHASISPGYHMNKKHWITVRAGADVGPALVDSLVTESYLLVVAGLPKQSRPVNPASFRVPPSAD, encoded by the coding sequence ATGCAGATTGATAAGGCAGTGCAGGATCGAGCCGCGACCCGCGCCGCCGAGCTTCCCGGCTCCGAGCACACACACCAGTTCACCGGCGACTGGGAGGTATGGAAAGTCGGCGGCAAGGTGTTCATGCTGCAGACGTCCATGCCCGGCGAGCCTGTCGTGATCCTGAAAGCTGATCCAAGCGACGCGGAGGCGCTCCGCGCAGCTCACGCGAGCATCTCGCCCGGCTACCACATGAACAAGAAGCACTGGATCACAGTGCGGGCGGGTGCGGACGTCGGGCCCGCGCTGGTCGACAGTCTCGTGACCGAGTCGTACCTCCTCGTCGTTGCCGGCCTGCCGAAGCAGAGCCGTCCCGTCAATCCCGCTTCGTTCCGCGTCCCGCCCTCCGCCGACTGA
- a CDS encoding GNAT family N-acetyltransferase: MPINPEAEAVSREENNAAIIAALDKSGLSEVESSWELDVINDAEHGRWVATLGAEAIAELPYRFVGGRVVLLTTWVDPAYRHHRVATELVSRVLNEIRESGKKITIICPVVGEFIARNREYTDLIDKIHPGSGAYPKHEPVGGRDDEQLTAFERDLG, encoded by the coding sequence ATGCCGATCAATCCCGAGGCCGAGGCGGTCTCCCGCGAAGAGAACAACGCGGCGATCATCGCCGCTTTGGACAAGTCAGGTCTCAGCGAGGTGGAGTCCAGCTGGGAGCTCGATGTCATCAACGACGCGGAGCACGGGCGATGGGTCGCCACCCTCGGCGCCGAAGCGATCGCCGAGCTCCCGTACCGGTTCGTGGGCGGCCGTGTCGTTCTGCTGACGACCTGGGTCGATCCCGCCTACCGCCACCATCGGGTAGCCACGGAACTCGTCTCTCGCGTCCTGAACGAGATCCGCGAGAGCGGGAAGAAGATCACGATCATCTGCCCGGTCGTGGGTGAGTTCATTGCCCGCAACCGGGAGTACACCGACCTCATCGACAAGATCCATCCCGGCTCCGGCGCGTACCCCAAGCACGAACCCGTGGGAGGCCGGGACGACGAGCAGCTCACCGCGTTCGAACGCGACCTCGGCTGA
- a CDS encoding DUF5709 domain-containing protein — translation MSQTESIEPVEEWDAIEDEGVLDASDTLDDDRVSDPLDTGIVAADRWTGANRFGTTIAEQRAGESLDQLLGQEEPDLDPYAEVADDEDELTRRGYERDTRAGRLVAYDEGLGADEEAESVAWDAGIDAGAASAEEAAIHLVDDPNGPGDGPLR, via the coding sequence GTGAGCCAGACCGAGAGCATCGAGCCCGTCGAGGAGTGGGACGCGATCGAGGACGAGGGGGTCCTGGACGCCTCGGACACCCTGGACGACGATCGCGTCAGTGATCCCCTCGATACCGGCATCGTCGCCGCAGATCGCTGGACGGGCGCGAACCGCTTCGGCACCACCATCGCCGAGCAGCGGGCGGGCGAGTCCCTCGATCAACTGCTGGGTCAGGAGGAGCCGGACCTCGATCCGTACGCCGAGGTGGCCGACGACGAGGATGAGCTGACCCGGCGGGGGTACGAGCGGGACACGCGCGCGGGGCGCCTCGTCGCCTACGACGAGGGTCTGGGCGCGGACGAGGAGGCCGAGTCAGTGGCGTGGGACGCCGGAATCGACGCGGGTGCCGCGAGCGCCGAAGAAGCCGCGATCCACCTGGTCGACGACCCCAATGGCCCCGGCGATGGCCCGTTGCGATAA